Within Phycisphaerales bacterium, the genomic segment GGTTGAATCGACCGGTTGCAGGCCGAGTTCGCGCAACTGCCCCTCGACGAGCTGACTATCCAGCACGTTCATCTGGCAGCCGAATGTTTCCAGGAAGTACGTTGATGCCTGCACGCGGGCGTTACCTCGATCGCTTGGTTCACGATCCATTCTTTGCCGAAGTTGTCGTGGCCTGACTGCGCCCGCCGAGCTGAACCCGTGCTTCGGCCGCTGCCGCCCGGACGATTTCCGGCGTGTGCGGCCCGGAGACCAGCTCTGCGAAGATGGCGTCGGCGGTTTCGATGCGGCCCAGTCGTTCCTCGGCTCTGGCCCCGTAGTATACCGCCCATCCGGCCACTGTCGGGTCTGTGGCGTCTCGGGCGAGCGACGCTAGCTCCGTGCGTGCCTCCGTGGCCTGGCCTAATTCAATCAGGCAGCGTCCATGTAGCAGGCGCCAGGGTGCCCGGAATTCGGCGGGGACGAATCGCATGGCTCGGGTGAGCAACCGTTCAGCACGGGCAAAC encodes:
- a CDS encoding tetratricopeptide repeat protein, with product MTFRAARDAVERGEFARAERLLTRAMRFVPAEFRAPWRLLHGRCLIELGQATEARTELASLARDATDPTVAGWAVYYGARAEERLGRIETADAIFAELVSGPHTPEIVRAAAAEARVQLGGRSQATTTSAKNGS